AGGTGCGCGAACGCAACGGGAGTATTTTGTTCGTGTTGTTCCTCTTGGTCGTCACGTACTTCATCATGACAAGTCGATGTCTTGGCTGTGCTTCGCCGCGCTCACCGACAATGACGTCGTTTTGCTACTTGGGGAACGTCCAAAGCCTCCCGCCAGTATCTCATCTACGGGTGAAGAAGTACCACCGCTGGACCCCATTATCAAGCCGGAGGCGCTAACTTCAGCAGCGGAACAAGCGATGTTGAACGCATGGCTTGACGAAGTGGAGCAACCGGAAGCCGAGAAGGACAAGGCTGACCCGCTCGTGCCACGCGATGACCGACGACAGGGACAGCAGGTGCTTCTTACGGGGGAGAGTAGCACTGAAGCCGTGTCTGTTACAAGGACTCCTTTGCTCTCACCTGCAGATCCTGGTAATTGTTTTACTGTTCTCATGGTACTTGCGGAGCCCAACGTCAACACAACACAGActggaaaaaaggagaaagacaATCACTCGCGTGTGAGACAGTTGCTGTGGGCGCCGCAGAGTAATGAACTGCTTCTCTACATGGGGAATGATGAAGATATATATTCAATAAAACTTCCATTTGCATGGCAagtaaaaacagaagaaattgTGAATAAGAAACTTGTGGATGAACCAAGAAGAGATCAAACAGAGGACAGAGAAGCTGGTGGCTGGTTCAGCTCGGTAGTTGTTCCTGGAGCTATGTTCAGTCTTGGTATCGCTCGACCACTAATGTCGGCTATGTGGAGCATCACGGGTGAAAGCGAACTGGAACAATCGTCGGTTTCACAAGCGTTTCAACATCATCAAGAGCAACCCACGCACCCTCCCTTAGAAAACGATGACGAGAAGCTCACCACTCGTTCCCTCAGTGCGGTGACGATTGACATTGATACAAATGGAGGCGCAATCACACGCCGCCGCAAACGTCGTGGGATGAATCGGAGCTCCAGTTCCGTATTCAGCGTGGACGCCTCAGTAACGGAGGACGCATTTAGTTGTGAAAATTTTGTCGACAGCTGCGACGATAGCGCCCGCAGAGCCTACTTGGCAGGGGAGCGCGAGAAGTTTCTCACTTCTTCAAATCAGTGGTGCCCCCATGGAACTCAAAGTTGTGTTCTCAGTGTGGAGACCTTGGTGCGGGTGGAGCAACTCGCTTCAACAGCCGAACCTCTGCAACGCAATGCCATAACATATGAGTGGACTGATACACACAACCAACTTTACATGCAGTTTGTGTCGGAGTTAAATGATATCGTTGAGGAGGAGCGCTCGCGTACCAAAACATCAGGATTTCATGGAGGAAAACCCCCACATGAGAAACAGCGTCATGTTCCCTTCGAAGCCTTCATTGGTCGCCCGCTATCACATGATATTGGTGACTGCACTCACTCCGCAGGATTTATGCGGTCTTACAGAAGTTTGCAGCACAAACTCAAGCATGTACGCGGCGAAAGATATGTCTTTGATTTTGCCTCCTGCTTTGCGAGCAAAGCACCACCCCAGTGGTTGCTCGATATACAGGAGGAAGATCGCTGCAACTTTGAGCTGGCGGATCTCCGAGTAGCGTTCGAAGCAGACATGGCAAAGCTGGTTGCAGAGGAAATTGTTTGTATTTACGAAAATGAGGAACTTGTGCAAAGTAATGGCGGTGGCGGAAGGCGATGGATGTCTCACAAAACATTTCCTTTCGATGACGAAGGTGGTGAAGTTGTAGATATTGTATCGCTGAATGCTACAGCTGCACTGGGAAGCCTGGCTACAGTGGGAGCTGAGCCGCAATGGCGCTGGGCAACTGAGGAAACCGTACCATCGCGCTGCGTTGGTTCTAAATTAGCCCACAAAAGGCTGCATCAGTGGACTATTGGGGAATGGATGTATGCTCCCCGTTGGCCAACacgtgaagaggaaaagagtgCAATGTTTTTATGGAGCAGCAAAAATTCTAACGGTACCGCTAGGGTGAGACGCCGCCGCCTTACACGTAAACGCATTGATATTGCTGTGGAGGCAGCGAGGGAGGAACGGAGGCGCAAATATGAAAAGGAGGTAGAAGAACTTCGTGAGGAGCTGGGGTTCTAGAATTATTGGCGTACGGTCAGGGGGAGATGCTTACATTCAGAAGGTGAGTAAACTGCTTCCTTCTCAACCTCGTTGCTTTGATATGTGCCCAATGTTGCTACGCgaagaagaaacatgcaACTTTGGATATAGTGTGTGACATTCTTCGGGCGTGAGATACCTTCATAGCTTGTCTTTTCGCATATTTGTAGCTCAAAAAGCACCTGTAACACTGCGCAGTTGCGTGTATCTTTCATGATAACTTCTGTTAtgcgcaaaaaaaaggtaacttTATAAAAGAGTTTTTCGGTGTAGTCACCGCACCAGATcatccgtgtgtgtgtgtgtgttaatgTTAAACATTTGGTAACTGATTACCGGGGAGCTGTGCTGTAATTGGATTTGACACATCTTTCGTACTTCCATCAGTGAGTTGTTCTCCCCTTTTTGCGTGATTCTTTCTGTTTGTCAGCCTTTCTGTGTTGCATAACTTTTGGTAAGCAGCACATCATTCGAAATTACAGTTGTGTCCGTCCCGTAAAATGCCGCTACCTTgtggttattttttttcttttctgtaccCCCTTTCGTTCTGCACTCGTTTTAACATACCGGCGTACACTCTCCgtaacattttctttttacaacaacaaaaaaactgtggaaaaaaaagagggagaaaagaaccGCACACGGGAAAgtttgtctgtgtgtgtgttttaatTGGCCTTCCATGATTTTGAGGGGAAGGGTTGGAGCCGTTTTTATTGATATTTCTATTAGGCACGATGGCCCCATAGATATGCTTGACTTTTTCAACCGCTCGTGGAATGTGGAGCTGACACGCAATGCAGCTTCGGAAGCCACCGGATGCCTGTTGCGCTTTCCGTTGCTAAAAGTTGGTTCGTCAGTGTGCGCTGGTGTTGTTGCGTCTTTGAACACTGAGGGCCTTCTTCGACTGGTGTGCAGCAGCACCGTAGACAACGCACTCGCTGTGGCAGACTACGTATTCGAGTACGTAAAGCAGAGGTTGCCAACCCCTGTGTGTGGTAGTAAGTCTATTGTATTTTTCCAGTTTATGTTCCGCCTTAAGCAACAAGGCGTAACAGGGAAAATTCGAATCGATACATCCAACGAATCTGTTCAATGGTTCGAGAACCACATCGCCACCGCTGTTGCGAATGGAGTTGAGGGTCGACAAGGTCGCTGGTGGGCTGCGATCACCAAACACACTGTCATTCGCTCGCAACATCAAGGTGCATTGCGCATCGCATGCCATTTTAAGCAACCGGCGCCTTGGTGCGAAGCGCGTGCGTTGGAGGAAACATCAAAGGGGGATGAGCGGGACGCTGACAACTTCTTCGCCAGTGAGATGATGTCAGTTATACCCATGGGAAGTGTGTTCGTTGCCATGCCTCACAACAGGGAGGTAAATCCAGAGGTACGTTTATCGTCCCTTAAACGACTCCAGTcagaggaaggggaaggagtaAGTATGGCTTCATCATTGTGGCAACCGCAAACAGAGgttgaaacaaaagcaacacctCAACGAGGAAGTGACGGTGGTGAGGCGGTTGAGGTGCTCACCGGAAACGCAGCGACAAAGTGTTCAACTGTTGTGAAACCTCAACTGAAAGTAGAGGTGACATTGCGACACACGGGTTATGCGGTTGCCACAGCGGACACGCAGGAGGGGctatccttttttgttgaagaGGTGttgattccttttcttcacagGGAAAAGTGAGCGGTGGTGCGGGGGACGCACATCACTCCCACACGAGTGTTTGAAATTGTTTTCCCTGGTGACGCTGGTCACCTCTACGTGGCACTATGATCCCTTACACCGTATTTTGCAGGAAGAAATCAAGTGATGGCAGCGCTTCCTGCATGGACGGCACTATCATGTTGGCATTGATAGCGTCGGTGGGGAAAGGGTGGCTCCTACGAAAGCACGTTGCCATTTCAAGATTTATATATGAAGATTGACTGTGGTGTCAGATATAAAAGAGGGCGGAATAGCGGGGAGGGTATGAGGAAAATCAGCAGCTGTTTTTGAATTCGTTATATTAtacgtgtgtttttgtgtcctTAGACACGAGGCCGCAATCGGGTCGACTTCGatgcttcttcttccccctGTTACCGGATCATCGTGCTCTTCTCAAAGTTGAGAATTCATCAGTTTTGTGTGAGTGGAGCGTTGTTGGAGAAAATAACATGTGAACTTCCCTGAGTAAGGAGAAGACAAACCAACTATTTATTACTGcggtttcccttccccttttatttttcatcttttgtttATCTTGCTGTTTGAATTGGACATCAGGATCGAATTGAGCGTTGGTTGCGAGGCCGGGGGAAGCACCAGCTACCTGTTGGTTCCGGTCCGCGGCATACTTTGTTGTACGTTGACCATCAGCTCTCAATATTGCGACAACGGCcccctcaaaaaaagaaaaagaaaaaaagagctgaAGTGTTGTCTCCTAAAGTCGGTCCGGTGAGGAACTCAACCACAGGGCCCTCGGTCACGTGTCAAGTTTACACTGTGGAAGCTCtacaaaccaaaaataaaataaatataaggGACAAGCAAGGgaactaattttttttttttggagggggGGGTCGTgacgaagagaaaagggatcTCCGACCCTTTTAAGGCTGAAGGCCACAAAAGGAGGGATACAGGCGGATGACACCTCTTGGTTTTGAttttacttcatttgttCTTTCGTTCGGAACAGGAGTATTCGTGGCACTTTTTTTAATGCGGTGGGGATGCCCTTTTCAGTTCTCCGTGCGCTCAAAGATGCGGCAAGCAAATGCTTTTGCCTGTTGCGGTGAGCCTCTTAAGATGACTTTGGTTGTGCGCAGGGACCTAAAAATGGGAACGGGGAAAATTGCTGCGCAGTGCGCTCACGCGGCCGTTGCCGTCATGGAGGAAGTGCAAAGTCGGCGCAGTGATAATGGTGCTAACTGCAACGACAGCTGTTCTACGTATGGTTACAGTGGCAACAGTGATCATTACTCCCCTGCTGCATCTCAAATGTGCGGTGGGAGTGGTGCAGATAAGTGGGTGTCGTGGTATGATGCATGGAGGTTTGCTGGCAGCAAGAAAGTTGCTCTTCagtgtgaaaatgaagagcaACTAATGGAAGCCTACAGAGCCGCCAGGCGTGAGGGAATTCCACACGCTGTAATCCGTGACGCGGGAAGAACTCAAATTGCCGCGGGGAGCAAAACCGTGCTGGCTGTGGGACCTGCCCCAGATTCACTTGTAGACCGTGTAACAGGTCATTTCAAACTCCTTTAATGGAGATGGTGGTGCGTTGTAGCCTTGAAATGTCTGGcctttttgtatgtgtggtTCTGCTGCTTATGATTTCCCATCGACACGATTAGTTATCACTGCAGGTTGTCAGTCGCACTCTAAACGAGTGAAAATTCACAGCTTGGGTGGTTGTTGCCGCTTTACCGTCCCCACAGCGACATCTCTAGAAggtaaaacacacacacacacacatatatatatatataactctGCGCATGATTATTCGACCGCTCGTTTGTGCTCATGGGGTCCGGTAAGGTGGGTCAGAAACTTCTTTAGTTTTCACAAATTGTGGAACTGCTcacccccccaaaaaaaagaaagaaataaataataataataacaatattaatgTCGCACTCAGCTATTCAATTGCGTTCCctcatctttcccttctccctttgcttttgttatCTTCAAGCTGCCGGTCTGTCACCATGAATCAGAAGATTCTCCTAGCGGAAGCCCTCAATATCCTGCAAAGGACGCGGGCTTCTGAATTGGAAGTGGACTGTAGACAGCAACAGGTAGTTGGAAATAATAAGCTCCGCAGTGAGCTTTCCAACCTGTGCAGTCTGTATGAGAGGGTTGGAAACGACTATCTTCTTGGCGCTGAAATAATCAACCATGTGCGTCGCACCGTCATGGGGAATGATGACGTGAATAGCCGTCGCCTAACGGCCTTCTGCGAGGGAAAAATGGAAGAATGTATGGATCGGTGTGAAGTTGTCAGGGCCAAAAAGGATAACATTCTTCTCCCTTTAACCCAGATGGGTCAACATGCACCGAAGGAGGGATTTGACCTTGGGGATCCGGTACTTTTGGCTAATGGCAATTCCTTTACAATCAAGCGTAGTAAACCGTTTGAACGCACGGTAGTGCTTAGGGATGGATCCTACGTTTTTTGGATTAAAAACCTCGACTCCTATAGCATTGCGGCCCCAAAGGTTGCTGTTCTGTTAGAATTTAGTACCACACTGGGTACGACTCGACGTGTGCAGAAGGTTGTTCCTTGCCAGTGTGGATGGAAACACGTTATTGGCGTCATACAGCCGGTGACGACGCGTGTGGTGGTAAGCAGTGATGCGGTTGTGCGGGATTCACACGTGGAGGTTGCGCTGTATAGCCTCAAAGAAGCGCCTGTGCAACCagatgaaaagaaggagttgaAATTATCAGAGGTGTCATCGGTCGCTGGCTTAGCAAAGGTTCAAGGGGTTGCCGACAACGGTGTTGCAGCTCTCACAGAGCAGAAGGTTCCCAACAGAACGTTGCCCACAGGACCGGAAGACAGGATAAACACCAAAAGTGAGAAGGATATCACGGAAGAGTTACAGTCCCTGAAGGTGCCTCACGTTTCTTCAAAGGAGTCATCCGCGCTGGTTCCTCCGCGTCCTGCCCAAGAGATCCCTCAAAACATGAACTGCGTCCAGCGTCTGCAACAGTTGCAGGAGTGTCTTAACGCATGGCCCAAGGACGGGGTGATGGCAGTGACACTGGGGAGAGAGCAGCGACACATCATCCGGAGTCTCTATGCGCTCCCGTCTCCCGTTGAAATTGACGAGGGCGACGAAACATGAACTTCAAGGGTTGCCATTTACAGGAACAAGCTAAATTCGACGAAACTGtcaaggggggggggaacatGAACGATGTGTGGAAAGGACATAAGACAGAGTGTTGTCGGGTTGTTCCTGCGGCTTTTtatacttcttttttaaaaagtccCATCAGTTGGACATTCCGCGTGTCTTATTGCCGGTTAGCGTTGTAAAAAGCGCAGTTAATTTGAGCGGCAACTGGACCCCTCGGCATTAGCAGCATCGGAATTTCACTTTCATGTGCAGTTTAAGACAAGCAACGACGAAACGTTTATGGGGTAAGGCGTGGAAGTTACATTGTTATGTCACGGTGCTACTCTTGAAGTGACGAATTTTCCAAAACAGAAAGGGGTGATTTTGCTTCCAGACGCAATGCAGTGACTAAACAATCAAGCGATCGGAAAGACGTGTATTCATCTCATTTGCTTTGTCCGGTCCTTGGACGAAATTTATTTGCTCACAAAGTACTTTGTGTTCTTCCTATTtctgcacctccgcattcGACCCAACATATCTAACAACACCCGTGGAAGGCGGAACCAACGGTTGAGGCGCAACCGGTAATAAAAAGCGTTTCAGTTCATAAGGAAGAACCGAtaggaagggaagaggaaatgcCGCTAGGGAttgttgctgctcctgcagctCGCAAAGCCACTTCGCTCTTTTCACCGATAGCTATCGGGGCAAATAACCGTGTTGTGTTACCCAACCGTTTCGTTATGTTACCCATGTACCTCAATATCGAACAGGAGCTTGACATGTGGAGCGACGCTCACATGGATGCCATGGGTACATTTTTCGCAGAGCGCGCAAGGAATGGTGCCAAGCTAATCGTATGTGGTGGATTGGGTGTCTCCCGTCTCGGAAAGTGGCGGGTGGATAGCATGTCACTTGACACCCGTGACGCAGCAAAGGCCCTATCGCGTGTGACGGAAGCCGTGCATAAAGAGGGCGGACTTATCCTTGCTCAGGCCCTTCACCCTGGCAGAGCGGCGCGTCGGCGAtggtttgtttcttccacctCCACGCCATCTCCCGTCCAACCGTTTCCTCAGGCACATCCGTGGCGCGTTCCGGGAATGCTACTGGAGTACATTGTGTCCGAGCATGAGCGATTTGCTCGGCTAGCGGAAGCAGCAGGTTTCGACGGTATTGAAATACCAGTCAGTGAGGGCGCCTTGTTACACAATTTTCTCTCACCTGCCGTCAACGACAGGAATGACCGCTTTGGTCGCTCACTTGATGGGAGAATAGAGCCCACGCTCCGGACCCTTGACGCGGTGCGCCGCTCTCTTTCGGACCCTGAGAAGTTTCTTCTCTCTGTACGGTTGTGCGTGCACGACCTGAAGGTGGGGGGAACCTCCATGGCTGAGACCGTTGCGGTGGCTGAAGCGTTGGCGCGCTTTGGTGGTGTGGACATGTTAAGCACCAGTGTCGGAATGCACGACTCACCCGTGCAGACCATGGCTTCGTACGTTCCGCAGGCCACGTTCGCTCGGTGCGTACAACACGTACGCGAACAACTGCATTTACGTGGGGTAATTCTTCCTGTCGTTGCCACACATCGGGTGCATTCCATAGCTGTAGCAGAGCGATTATTGAAGGATGGTGTATGTGACCTTGTTGGTGTTGGGCGGCCGTTGCTTGCTGACCCGCAGATGATCCGAAAGGCAGAGGAAGGTCACACCGAGGATATCATCCCCTGCATTGCGTGTAATCACTGTGTTAATCGTCTGTACAAGCACCAGCGCATGACGTGTGCGCTTAATCCTTTCAGTGGTTATGAACGGGAGCGCCGGTGCACTCCTGCGCTGTTCAAGAAATCGATAGCCGTTGTTGGTGCAGGTGCTGCGGGTGTTACGTGTGCACTC
This portion of the Trypanosoma brucei brucei TREU927 chromosome 7, complete sequence genome encodes:
- a CDS encoding 2,4-dienoyl-coa reductase-like protein; translated protein: MPLGIVAAPAARKATSLFSPIAIGANNRVVLPNRFVMLPMYLNIEQELDMWSDAHMDAMGTFFAERARNGAKLIVCGGLGVSRLGKWRVDSMSLDTRDAAKALSRVTEAVHKEGGLILAQALHPGRAARRRWFVSSTSTPSPVQPFPQAHPWRVPGMLLEYIVSEHERFARLAEAAGFDGIEIPVSEGALLHNFLSPAVNDRNDRFGRSLDGRIEPTLRTLDAVRRSLSDPEKFLLSVRLCVHDLKVGGTSMAETVAVAEALARFGGVDMLSTSVGMHDSPVQTMASYVPQATFARCVQHVREQLHLRGVILPVVATHRVHSIAVAERLLKDGVCDLVGVGRPLLADPQMIRKAEEGHTEDIIPCIACNHCVNRLYKHQRMTCALNPFSGYERERRCTPALFKKSIAVVGAGAAGVTCALTLWRRGHDVTLFEKSNYVGGQLNLAKVVPGKESYQEILEYWTRQLRESAINVRLGAEFTREEMARNHQFFHAVVLCCGSVPRPATSHQLPGTSESRLVVPFEKILNGSVRAGRRVVIIGNGAISHDVASYLLHDPRVSRSIHEYCDEWGVNLDDGSLDPQAAFRVPRNNRDVVLFNKADKDADLSRGRGWTQKLWIRNHGGTIIKHGLVENIDGNGVHISMVPPDSRKFFVECDTIVWAYGMLPNISVGTWIYEWMKDGAKKRGEMIRDFSIYNAGSCRDSYSGEGHGEQDLLQAVHEGYEIGYKI